The Paenibacillus mucilaginosus 3016 genome includes the window TTAGGAATGGCTAGATGGGAAATGCGGAGCATTGAGGAGCCAACGGCCGAATCGGTGATTCGAGGCCCGCGCGAGGGCTTCAATGAGTCTATTGGGGTCAATGCCTCATTAATTCGACGCAAGCTAAAAACTCCGCACCTCAAAATGCAAGCAATGAAAGTCGGCCGGTACTCTCAAACGCAAGTGATGATCGCATATATTGAAGGGCTTGCGGATACAACGCTCATCGAGGAAGTGCAGGCGCGCATTCGGCGGATTGATATTGACGGCGTACTGGAAAGCGGATATATCGAGGAAATGATCGAGGATAACCCGTTCTCCCCCTTCCCGCAGGTTCTTGCGACGGAGCGTCCGGACACAGTGTCCGCGAGTCTGCTAGAGGGCCGGGTGGCGATATTGGTGGATGGTACACCGTTTGTCCTGGTTGCCCCTGTTTCGTTCTACTCCCTGCTTCAATCCGCAGAGGATTATTACGAAAGGTATATTGTCGGAACGGCGATCCGGTGGATGAGGTATGCGTTTTTGCTGGTTTCGCTACTGATGCCCTCAGCCTATATTGCCATATTGACCTACCACCAGGAGATGATTCCGACCACGCTGTTACTAAGCGTCGCAAAGTCCAGAGAAGAGATACCGTTTCCGGCGTTGGTGGAGGCCTTATTAATGGAGATTTCCTTTGAGGCCTTAAGGGAAGCAGGGGTCAGACTTCCAAAGCAGGTGGGTGCGGCCGTAAGTATCGTCGGGGCGCTTGTTGTCGGACAAGCCGCAACGTCCGCAGGGCTCGTGTCAGCTCCTATGGTCATGGTGGTCGCTATTACCGGGATCGCCTCTATCACCATTCCGCGATATTCCGCCGGCATTGCGCTGAGAATATTGAGGTTTCCGATCATGTTCCTCGCCGGGACTCTGGGATTATTGGGAATTATGCTCGGCTTGATCACAATTATCATTCATTTGTGCTCATTGCGTTCCTTCGGCGTGCCTTATTTGACGCCAATGGCTCCTATGAAGTTCAGCGACATGAAGGACGTTATGCTTCGCGCACCCTTTTGGGCTCAGAACTCACGGCCGCATCTATCCGGGGAGTATGACTCGCTTCGCCAGTCTTATGGCAATAAGCCTGGACCTGGGAAAGTCGGCGAGTAAGGGAGCCAGCGTGTGTTAAGGGCAGGCTGCGATGCCAATAGCTTGTAAGTTGAGGAGGGTGCAGAAATGAACGATAGACAAAGGAATAGAACGGCACAGTCGGTCTTTTGCCTGCTATGCGGCTTCCTTATCCTAACACTTACAGGTTGCTGGAATCGGGTGGAAGTGAATGATCTGGCCTTGATTATGGCAGCTGGCATCGACAAGAAGGATGAAGACGGGATTGAACTCACTGCGCAGATATTCATTCCTAAGTCCGGGGGAGCACAGCAGGGGGGCGGTTCAACGTCTGGCTCGGGAGGTGCTCAAGGGCAAACACTGGTAAGAACAGGGAGAGGCGTAACCATTGCCGACGCCATGTCCAAGCTTCAGGAAGCACTCCCTCGGAAAATATTCTGGGGGCACACCGAAGTATTTATTATCGGGGAACAGCTCGCTCGGTCAGGGATACGGGAGCAGCTCGATTTCATTTTGCGTTTCCCGCAGATGCGGGAGCGTTCGAGTATCTTCATCTGTAAGGGAACGGCGAAGCAGGTCATGGAGGCTTCGCCTCCGTTAGAACGCTCGACTTCGGAGGTGCTTAGGGAGATGACGAAGAGCAAGCAGGGACTGAGTCTTACGGTGAACGAACTCGCTCAAATGCTGTCGGGTGACTCGAAGGCCGCCATTATTCCTTGGGTTGAGCCACTCCCCGCTGATAGAGGGAATAGAGACCAACAGCCGATTCCTTACATTATGGGCACTGCTGTGTTCAAGAAGGATCAAATGATAGGCCGGATCGATGATAAGACAACTAGAGGAGTTCTTTGGCTTCGCGATGAAGTGGAGCGAGCCATTGTTACGGTTGCTCCCGAGATCGCAGACAAGGGGTATGTATCCTTTGTGCTGCTTCGAAGCAGCACGGAGCTGATCCCTTCTGTGAAGGGGGATCAATGGAGCATGACCGTAAAGATTGAAACAGAAGACGACGTCATTCAAAACACGACAAAGCTGGATATTATGAAGCCGGAAATTACGAACTCATTGGAGAAGGAGCTGGAGAAAGATATCATTAGCCGCGTGAATTTGGCGCTGACCAAGGCGCAGAAGGAGCGAAAAGTGGATATTTTCGGATTCAACGAGGTGTTTCATCGACATTATCCAAAGCAGTGGGAACAAATCAAGGAAAATTGGGAGGAGAAATTCCCTGAGATCGAAGTACGTGTGTTAGCAGATGCGAAAATACGCAGACCCGGCTCCATTACATCCGGCGGTACCCTCCCGGAGGAAGAGGTGATGAAATAGTGAAGTGGCTGCATGTACTAGGCATCCTAGTGACAGTGACGCTCATGACGCTCTATGAATGGCCCCGTATTCACGGGAGAAAAGAGAGGATAACGTATGCCGTTCTGATGCTGATTGGCTTGCAGCTATCTGTTCTTCTTCTGTATATTCCAGAATTGCCGGGACCTGTACAGCTCATCGATACGGTGTACCGCCCGCTAGGAAGACTTCTTGAAAAGTGAGAAAACCTCTATCAAGGCCTTTCAAGGATGCGCGACCGCGATCCAGAGGAAGGTTTTCTTGTTTCCTAACAAGCCGCTTACCCTTATTTTTGGGAGTTTAGTAGGTGCAACTTTACATACTTTGTAATCTAATTAAATAAACAGTTTATTAGAGAAGTTGGAATTAATTCGAACTTCTTTTTTTATTCACATAAATTCAGTAAAACTTAAATCAATAGTACTCATGAATAAATATGCATGATTATGCAACGATAACATATTTGCATTTCCTAGTTTATATTAATATGCTTCTAATCCAACTAATTGTGCTGAACAACACTTGCTTAATCAGAGTCGCTGAACCGCATGCGGGGCAAAGATCAGTCGAAAACGGAGCTCCTGTTCTCTTCTGAAATCCCGATGCATCTTCTTCCTTAACTTGATAGACCGGAGCCAGCGTCGGCTCGTCTGTTCCGATATGCATCTCGAGTGCCTTGGCCACAGCATCAGCAATCGAGTCCACACGGTTTGGACCAAAGCCAACCGCCCCGGAACCCCCAATGCCCTTCAGGTGCTTGATCAGCAGCTCCGCCTTCTGGCCATGATCGCCATACCGCAGGAACAAGCTGGCTACGCGGCCAAGTGCCTCAGCCATGGCGAATACATCTGAGCCCGCTTTCCCTACATTCAAGAACAGCTCCCCAGGTACCCCATCCAAATCATTGATCGTGATATAGGCCATGCCGAACGGAGAGTTCATCTTATAGGTCGACCCGCGGAGAACCTGCGGCCGCTGTTTGTACTCGGCCTTTGCCTTAGGAGCAGGCGCATCAGCCATTGGAACGGGAGCCTGTTGAATTGCTGCAGTCTAACGCCCGGTGGAATGGAATGACCGTGGGCGGAAGCAGATACTGGACCGACGTGAGCAGCGCGCCGATCGTGAGGCGTCCCCGCCCCAGCCCCTGCAGCTCGCCGATGGCGGCCCTCGCCTGAGTCAGCTCATGGAACACCCGATAGCCGTGCTCCCGCAGAATGCGGCCGGCCTCGGTCAGTACGATTTTCTTCCCTACCCGGTCGAACAGCAGTGTCCCCACCTCATGCTCCAGCAGACCGATCTGCTGGCTCAGCGACGGCTGGGTAATGTTCAGCTTCTCCGCCGCTCTCGTAAAGTGCAGCTCCTCGCACACCTTCATGAAATATTCGAGCTGTCTCAGCTCCATCCTCGCTCTCCCTCTCCCCGCATGCGCGTCCCGCACCGCGGCCTCCGCCTTCCTGCATCCCGAAAGCATAGGAATTTCCTATGAGTATAGCCAGAAGAAGGGAAATCTGCAATGATTCGAAAGACCTTGCCATTTGCTATAAACAATCAACCCCACTCATCCGATAAAATTCCTAAAGAAACCAATTACCGTTACTGAACTAATATAGATGAAGGTGGGTTATTTTCATGAACCTCGAAAAAGCCGAACAGATCCTATCCGAGAACAACCGCCGCATTGAACAGCTTCTCACCACCTTCGGACTTCGGTTGTCGGATCCCATCATCGTCGAACTGAGCCAGGAGATGGACGCGGCGGTCCTGTACCTGCAGAAGCTCGTCACTCCCTCCCGGCCCGGCAAGAAGTGCGGTTCGGTCCGTCCGGGATGCTGGCACTTCACCTCCCCGCTGGAGGCGGCGGAAGTGGGTTGAAGCCAAGGAGACGATTCATCTGATGCGTAAGCTCTGGGAAGCGGTTGCAGCACCGGCTGGACGGATGACCCGCAAACCGGGGAGAACGGATGGACCCTGCTGCCCACAGCGAAAGAAGGCCCTGTGCAAGTGCCCACGGGGCCTTTTTTGTGCTTGTCCGTCCAACCCGTTCAACCCGTTCAACCCGTTCAACCCTGAGGAGCCCGCCGATTGAATCAGTGCGGGGCCCGGTCCTTCCCGCCATAGCGCGAACCGTACCGGTGCAGCTTCACGGTGAAGGTGCCGGCGAAGAATAGCGCCGCAGCCGGGAGGGCCCAGAACATCCACCGCGTCACCCCGGCCTCCTTTTCCGTCCACAGCAGCCAGCTTAATGCCCCCATGATGAAAGTACCGAGCAAAATCAGGACGAGCTCCATACGCTGCTGCTTCTGTGCCTTCTCCTCATCGAACCGGCCGTAATCCGCCTCCGTCCGGGGCTCGCCCGCCGAACCGGGAAGCAGGCGTTTCTCCGCCGGGCGGTACCGCTCCAGCGTCTCCCGGAGCAGGAAGCCATCCTCATAATACGGGGAGATCGTAACGCTCCGGCCGCTCTCCAATACGACGGCATAGCCTTGACGCAGCCTTTTGAACTCCCTGATCTCATCAAGTGCGAAGACATCCTGTTCCTTGCGTCCGAACATCAGATACACATAGCCGTCCCGGACCACGATCGACATCTTGCGCAGCAGCCCGAACAGCACGATCCCCAGAAGGGCAGGCAGCAGAACGACAAGCCTCATCGCCCCGAGCCCCGATGACACCTGAAGCAGCATAAGCGAGAGCAAGAGTGAACCTAACAGCAGAGCGTTGGCCCCCCGGCTCCCGCGGAACACCCGGTCTCCCAGCTGGACGTCCGGGCCCCCATTTTCTTTTCTTTTTTGCCACAGGTAACACGAGATCAGCTTGTACGCCACCACTCCCCCGATGAGCAGCCACCCCATCCACTGTCTCCCCGGGATGCTCTCCCACCACATGCGTTCCACCTCCGTCAATCCAAGTCCGTTTACCTGTCATTACCATGCCGGAAAGCGGGCGTAACGCACCTTAACAAACCTTTAGAATACGGCAGGATTCCATGCTGAATAATTCCAGTGAATCATAGGCACAGCCTATCATCACGATTGGCATCCAGGGATGGTGCGCCCACCGGTTCCCCTGTACAATGGGACCATCTTACAAACATACTGTCGGCATAGGAGGACATGTTCATGAAAACGGAGGTTATCTCATTGAATACAGGCCTGCCCGAATCTTTGCCGTACCGCGGCCGGGAGGTATCGACTGGAATCCGCAAGCACCCTGTACGGGAGCCTGCGGCGCTGCTGCGGGAAGGGCTCGCCGGAGATGGACAGGCGGACCTCGTGCATCACGGGGGACCGGACAAGGCGGTGTGCGTCTACCCTTGGGAGCATTATGCCTTCTGGGCCAAGGAGCTGGAGCAGCAGCTCGGCTTCGGCGCCTTCGGGGAGAATCTGACCCTGCACGGCCTTCAGGAGGCGTCCGTGTGCATCGGCGATATGTTCCGGCTCGGCACCGCCCTCGTCCAGGTCAGCCAGCCGCGCCAGCCCTGCTTCAAGCTGTCCGTGCGCTACGGTCGGCCCGATCTGCCGCTGCTCATGCAGGAGACCGGCTTCACAGGCTGGTACTTCCGGGTGCTCGAGGAAGGCCGAGTCCACGCGCCGTGCCCCCTGGAGCTGACGGAGCGGCCCTCACCCGGGTGGACCGTGTCCGAGGCCAACCGGATCATGCACCGCGATACAGATGACATGACGGGTACCGCTGAGCTCCTCGCCGTCCCGGCCTTGTCGGCGAGCTGGCGGGCCACTCTGCAGAGGAGGCTGGAAGGCATTCCCACGGACCCGGCCGCACGGCTGCACGGCAGCCAAGGACTGCGGTAACCCATTTTTTTAATATTTCATGAATCCACCGCAGCCTTTCTGCGTACAACCTACCACAGAGAAAATCTTGAGGCGCTTCCAGCATTTTGTCTGATGCAGCTTACTGAATCTTCTTGTCATCACGGCTTGTTAACGGATACAATGAAGCTGAAGTGCCACGCCATCATTCCATATCGTTACATAGAGAAGGAGACAAACATTCCATGGAACTCTTCGGTAAAAAGAAAGCCAGAACCGCAAGCAATGACATCGACAAAATCCTGATTCAGATCGACTCCATCACCCAGGCCGAAATCGACCGGGTCTGTGACCGGATCGACTCCGAGCTTAACTCCTGCGGCAGAGAGCTCAGCAATGCCTCCAATACCATCAATCAGATCAAGCCGCTGATCGACAGGCTGGTGGCTCAGGTCGGACAGAATGCACCGGACCACGTGCAGGTTCTCGTAACTTCCATCGCCCAAGAAGTGATGAGCAAGGTTGTCGGCGCCGTGGATAACATCAATGAAGTTAAGAAGAACATCGACGACATCAACAAGTACACCGATGAGATCGATAAGCTGACGAATAAAATTGACGAGCTGACGGACGAAATCGACAAGATCACGGACAAATTCCAGGGATAATTCGGGCGCCTGAAGGGCCGGATCCCGGGCTGGGGGAAGATGCGATGAGCAACTATACGCCTCCTGTGGGAGGAAACAACAACTACATGAATAACTGGGGCAATCCGAACCGGATTGACCGCGCGGCCAACCAGATCGACCACATTGCCGACAAAGCCAGCTTCGCGATCGATATGATCAACACCGCCCTGCTGGCGATTGACAGCATCGAGAAGGAATTGGTGGAACTCTCCAATGCTCCTGTCCCACCGCAGCCAACGACCTTAACTTCGCTGGCTCACCGGCTGGATACGAACCAGAAGCAGGTCAAAGACGGGCTTGACAAGATCAAGACGCTGATGGCCGAAATCGACCGGACCACGGACCACCTGCAGCGCAATGACGGGTGGAAATAAAATGCAAGGCAGGAGCCTCCTCCAGGAAGGCTCCTAGAGCCTGCAGACCGCTTCTCGATAGGAGCGGGCTGCAGGCTTTTTTATATATTGATAAGCAGTACCCAACGAAAAAAAGCAAACTCCCCTATCCTCACGGAAAAGAGAGTTTGCCTGTCATACGAGCCACGAGACAGCCCCATTACCCCCGCCCGGCCGCCAGCTTGTCCGTGATCCAGCCGAACACGGCATCGAGCGCCTGCTCGTCCTCATCCTTCGGAAAGCGGTGATCGAGCCCGTCGTACAGCTCCATCCGGTACTCCTTGCCGGCCTCTTCGAGAGCCGTTCCAAGCTTGCGGGCCTGCTCGACGCTCACCTGCGTGTCCCCCGTGCCGTGCACAATGAGGACCGGCACCCGAATCTCGTCGATCCAGTACACGGGCGAGCGGTCCTCGTAGGCTTCGGCCTGTTTGCGCGGATGGCCGACGACCCGCTTCAGCATGCGCCGGAGGTCGACCCGCTCCTCGTACGTATCGAAGAGGTCGCTGACCCCGCTCCACACGACGACCGGCCCGGCCTGATCGCACTCCCTTGCCGCGAGCAGCGCCATCAGCGCTCCGCGGGAGAAGCCGATGAGCGGCACGGGCCCCGGCTTCACCTCGGGCAGCGACTGCACCAGCGAGATCGCGCCGCAGACATCATGGCGGTCCTCGCCGCCAAAGTCCTCGCGTCCCTCCCCGCCTTCATTGCCCCGGTAGAACGGCGCGAACACCACATAGCCGCGGCGGGCCATCGAGAGAATGCGGCGCTTGCGCACCATGCCGACCTTGCGGATTCCCCCGCGGCAGAAGATCAGTCCGGGCGCGGGCACCGCCCGCTGCGGAACGGCCAGATAGCCTTTCACCTGCAGTCCCTGGCTGGCATAAGTCAATACATAAAGAGCGATTCCCTTGGCCGGACTGCGAAGCTCCTCCCGGTGAAGCAGCGTACCGTCTGGGAGCCCGGCGGCAGCCCCGGCTTTTTCAAGCGTTTCGGTGTGCATCCGCAGCCCCTCCCTTCTTTTGACATCCCCCTGCACCGGCAGTACACTAGGAGTTAGTATGACCGGAACGAAAGGTGGACTTTCATAAATGAATTCGCAAGCCTTGGACGAGTTCGAAGGCCTCGTCGCCAAATT containing:
- a CDS encoding spore germination protein: MKKLGNLLQHLVKPGTPISSTSNTAPSSEEMLFATLDDNIQVLRALYQKCDDVIFRSFSIGGGITRAELIYIEGLTDTIHLDKLVLEPLMQAAGIDSLEPQALLKEKVPVSKAKEISSFPAVIEEISNGNPLIFFDGSPHAFALGMARWEMRSIEEPTAESVIRGPREGFNESIGVNASLIRRKLKTPHLKMQAMKVGRYSQTQVMIAYIEGLADTTLIEEVQARIRRIDIDGVLESGYIEEMIEDNPFSPFPQVLATERPDTVSASLLEGRVAILVDGTPFVLVAPVSFYSLLQSAEDYYERYIVGTAIRWMRYAFLLVSLLMPSAYIAILTYHQEMIPTTLLLSVAKSREEIPFPALVEALLMEISFEALREAGVRLPKQVGAAVSIVGALVVGQAATSAGLVSAPMVMVVAITGIASITIPRYSAGIALRILRFPIMFLAGTLGLLGIMLGLITIIIHLCSLRSFGVPYLTPMAPMKFSDMKDVMLRAPFWAQNSRPHLSGEYDSLRQSYGNKPGPGKVGE
- a CDS encoding Ger(x)C family spore germination protein, which gives rise to MNDRQRNRTAQSVFCLLCGFLILTLTGCWNRVEVNDLALIMAAGIDKKDEDGIELTAQIFIPKSGGAQQGGGSTSGSGGAQGQTLVRTGRGVTIADAMSKLQEALPRKIFWGHTEVFIIGEQLARSGIREQLDFILRFPQMRERSSIFICKGTAKQVMEASPPLERSTSEVLREMTKSKQGLSLTVNELAQMLSGDSKAAIIPWVEPLPADRGNRDQQPIPYIMGTAVFKKDQMIGRIDDKTTRGVLWLRDEVERAIVTVAPEIADKGYVSFVLLRSSTELIPSVKGDQWSMTVKIETEDDVIQNTTKLDIMKPEITNSLEKELEKDIISRVNLALTKAQKERKVDIFGFNEVFHRHYPKQWEQIKENWEEKFPEIEVRVLADAKIRRPGSITSGGTLPEEEVMK
- a CDS encoding MOSC domain-containing protein: MKTEVISLNTGLPESLPYRGREVSTGIRKHPVREPAALLREGLAGDGQADLVHHGGPDKAVCVYPWEHYAFWAKELEQQLGFGAFGENLTLHGLQEASVCIGDMFRLGTALVQVSQPRQPCFKLSVRYGRPDLPLLMQETGFTGWYFRVLEEGRVHAPCPLELTERPSPGWTVSEANRIMHRDTDDMTGTAELLAVPALSASWRATLQRRLEGIPTDPAARLHGSQGLR
- a CDS encoding alpha/beta hydrolase family protein encodes the protein MFSGEESPMSSSVNLATRPSNSSKACEFIYESPPFVPVILTPSVLPVQGDVKRREGLRMHTETLEKAGAAAGLPDGTLLHREELRSPAKGIALYVLTYASQGLQVKGYLAVPQRAVPAPGLIFCRGGIRKVGMVRKRRILSMARRGYVVFAPFYRGNEGGEGREDFGGEDRHDVCGAISLVQSLPEVKPGPVPLIGFSRGALMALLAARECDQAGPVVVWSGVSDLFDTYEERVDLRRMLKRVVGHPRKQAEAYEDRSPVYWIDEIRVPVLIVHGTGDTQVSVEQARKLGTALEEAGKEYRMELYDGLDHRFPKDEDEQALDAVFGWITDKLAAGRG